The following is a genomic window from Theobroma cacao cultivar B97-61/B2 chromosome 10, Criollo_cocoa_genome_V2, whole genome shotgun sequence.
GGAAACTAGTGATGATGCTATAAGTGAGGAAAATGAGGCCTATAGATTTTATATGGATGATTTCGATCAAGCCACATGTGTGATGTTGGCCAGTATAGCTTCAGATCTTCAGAAGCAACATAAAGCTATGAATGCCCTGTATATTATCTTAAACCTTAGAGAAATGTTTAGTAAGGAAAATCGCACAAAAAGATTCAACATTTCAAGGGAATTGTTTCGATGCAAGATGTCTGAGGCAAGCCCAATAAGGCCTCATATGCTTAAGATGAAAGGATATATCACTTGACTTGAGCAATTAGATTGGGATATGGATCATGATTTGAGCATAGAACTTGTACTTTAGTTACTTCCACAAAGCTATTCACAGTTTGTGTTGAATTTCAACATGAACAAGATTGAGGTAACCTTTTTAGGCTTATTGAATATGCTCACAAATGTTGAGAACAACATTGTGAAGGAGAAACCTTCAGTTTTTCTTTGTCtcttccaaaaaaaataaaaataagaaaagaaaattgtcTAAGAAAGACAAAGATGAAAAGGCATCAACTTCGAAGGGTATGAAACCTATTGGAGGAGTGAAGAAGGACAAAGACAATGACAAATTCCATTTTTGTGACAAGCTAAGGCATTGGAGATGCAATTGCAAGGATTAGCTTCAATCCATCAAAGggaagaaacaaaaggaagcTTCGACATCAAGTAGGAAtcatatgatgatttatttttcattacttGGTATATGATACCTTACTCTTTATTAATGGTTTTAATATGTATGACCTATTCAAGGAACTAATGACAATGAGCAGTGAAGAATAAGACCATGAAGGTGACAACCTTAGTTGATTGTGATCAACCTTGTTGACCTAGATTAAATCGtggaacaataaataattttagaatattGAATGTTTTTATAACATGATTGTCAAGATGAGATGTTTTTGGTTTAGGCCTATGgctgaatattttattttatgtttaaaaaacatagatttatattttgctaGCATGAGATGcttagcttatatatatatagttacaTTACAtctcattttgttttaaaattgttctaaattatttatccttAAGTATAACCTTGCTTATATGATAATCAATACTAAGTCATAATGATAAGATCATTGTgagattatttttcttttgattatgaatcaaAAAGAGAATTAATAAGTTgacttagataaaattgagTCCTAACTCAATGAATTCATAATAAGATTATGAACACATTTAGTTAAGGAGCAttattattaagaaaaaatatctaaattaaaGGTTGCTTAGaactaaaaacaattaattatcatATTGAATTCATAAGAGATTAATCACAAAGCATTCTAACCCCAATTAATCACATGAACTAACCTTTGATAGGATTTCATTCTATAACCAATGATGAATAACTTATAATATGTATCTATACATAATAGTTACGGATATAACAcctcaaacaaaaataaataagtttacTTGGTAAGATTTCTATACATGATAGAATAGTGGGAGCTAATGACACTTTAAAAGTCAAAGgtcatgaaattataaaatcctatAGATAAGATCTATACACAAAGATTGATTTAATGGGGTGCATAAAGATGCATAATTCATCCATTAAACACAAACCATTAGTAAGATGCATATTGATGCATTATTCATACAAGATGAGTCTATTAAATAATCCAACATAAATGATTGGATAATAATCTTTATTCaatgtaataaattcaaaatagttgaatactttgaataagataaacatattttgtgCAAATCATAAGGTTAGTGGGAGTAAAATAAGTTACTCATTCAAAGTGTATGAGATACATTTGTCAGtctaagaaaaacaaattggGACTAAAGAGTCAAAGCCTAAAAAGGGACTCAACAAAAGAATTTGGGATGACATGTTAAAGGAGTTTAATATAGAGAGAATCCTAAATGTTACTAGTGACATAAAGTCATAATTGAGCAACTGTATTGGACTGGCTCCAAAACAAGAGATAACTGCATGATTATATCTATAATCGGATACAAACCTTTTGTTTAGGctacaaaagaagaaatatttGGATCATTGGTTTAATGAACAAATAGATGATTCCAAGTTGTTAAAGTAACAACAAGAGCTATAATAATGGAATCAAGATCTCGTTGTGATCTAAATTAGTATTTCGATTATGACAATGGAGATTGtcaaacatataaattaatatattccCAAATATTGCAATTTGAGTTGTCCTAGTAGAGACACAATTTTTAAGCGAAAATGTTCGATATTGGATACGTTAGTAATTGACTCAAGTGCAAGTGAGAGATTATTGGTATATGCCTTTGAGCCAATTAGATTGGTCAAAAAATATGTATTGTCATTTAATGGATATTTACTCAcataactatatgtgataaaggttttctttcatgttagtgcaataataaggagttattaagtactaattgaaTGAAGCCTATGGAACATAAAGtttgcaagagaattgtaaagttgttataGTTATGAGATcattatgcatcaaagccatgttcctaaaattgttcctgGTCATTATATTATCAAGAtagggcattgacaatgctgAAAGACtagtacatgttaagcctctttacttgagaagtaagGAATTGAtttcatagattgaagtatatgggatacttgaggataacatgtgagtgcttgttaaagaacaagttcattgaacatgatccgctatgagaactccatttggtatttcactcaagtatttatggaatatgttctcatgtgatagtcgtgCAATTAATCCTTAaacttgagacactaggtcATTTTGTATGGGGAATGACATATTTTGATTTCACCACTATAGTTCTGGAGGTGACTAGATGCTTAAACAgggtgtttttgggtatgtCATGAAACATACGAAGGTGcatgagtggtcaagagaggattcatcaccccaagtgatatgaaGGGATGTATCTCAgttgttctcaattcttgattaacttgtataaagtctttgacCAAAGCATggtgaatttgaggaaagttagcTTCCTAAATTTATAaagttagtcatgaattatgagaactaatatgaAATGTTATAAGTAGACACTAAGCCATGCTTTTTGATATTTTcgagatatttgatgaaagaatcCTATTGCACTGAGAGACTAATCACTGaagggctttgtcaaattctttaatcgactctctaacatttaggtggtcatgatgtattactagatgccgctcatgatttatatatataaattaattatcaaattgatatttgattaggatttatatttattgctaacacgttagaagcctaatgggtcacacacattaagtgacatgattgtgatgaaataaggataattaagtAAGTTAGACTTAATTAGAATAGACTAAATTAAAGtaggaaattaattaagttcacaaggacttcattgaattaaaatacaattGTTGTATCtagggttacaacttagtttggttatataaatatgttatgtcagccaactaaaactctaagcctCTAGCCACTTCTCAGctgtttcataaaaataagaaaaaaaaaatagttttctttatcTAACAAAATAAGATTCggtaagaattttttttgtctctttgttttaaaagcaaaacttgctagcacaagtaaaataTTACATTGGAAAAGATCTTATTCGGTCACTGTGTGGATTAATGTTAAAGGCCAAACACTTGAATAGTTGAGCGGATAAGAAAATCATTGCATAGATCCTAATCGCAGCTACCACTTTCCACTAAAAGGATGATGATCCAAATTGAAATCCCCTTCGTTCGTAGATCaactataaaagaaaaacaaaaaaaaaaagctagaTTATTGTCGCAAATTAGCTCAAGCCCAGGGTAGCCGCACTCACGAGGCAGGCTCTTTAATCCAAAAAGGTAATTGATGTTAAGGTTTCCATAGAAAGAAATACACAGAGCTTGTTTTCTCTTCGACCGATGCAAGGTTTGAGGTAAAAAGAAATAGCAAGGACTGCCATGATGAAAAAGAGAACTGAGCATAACATCCTTAAATTTGGGTGGGAGACACTTGAGAATTGAGATGTTAagttttatcttctttgtGCATAGcatatttataattcttttaatttatttatttatatatttcaaatttctataaattttttctttaaatttttaagaattattaattatatttttttcgaAATAAAATGTATGATGAGTTTCTTAtagataatttaattatttaaaagatattactagcttgaatttaaaaaatattatccaGCATAACATTCTTAAAAactattgtaaatttttattttcttatttttgacatgttatataaaattattatttattatgaatattttgattgttaattaagttcaataaattaattttaaaaatttttaatgtttatttttcGTTATCTTTAACTTCTAATAAAACTTGATTAACTTTACCCCGACCAAATGTGATTCATAAAAATCTCCATTATTTAGCAGGTgcgaagaaaaagcttggttcaCCTTTGTTGATTGTTCAAACTCAAAAGCGTCGAAAAACGTCTACGCGCAAATAATCAAAGGACAAAGGAACCTTAAATGAACTTGTAGTAGTAATCAAGAATTTTCTCAGCTAGTGGGACCATTTATtgatagtaaaaaataatttaattattaaatttattttaaaggattaatggaattaaattaaatcaaattaaattaaattaaattaaacaatagTGATATTAAATAGTTACGAGAGATTGTAATAATGTTGAGTGTTGGAGGGTAACAAAGGAACTAATGCTGGAAACCTCTATTAGACGtgggaatttgaaattttataagtttatagGGTTACAATGGGTTCATTAGACTATAAATAAAGGAATTAAACTTACTTGTACAGTGTTTATAgtagaatttttaaatttcacaaACAGGTTCAAAGAGCTTTCATGTGTCtattaagataaaattaagtaaaagtaaaaaattttaattattattttaatgaacacatgtcaatatatataaatcgaTTTCTGGAGTTTAAAAACTTCATTACTAATTTATAgactaaaaattcaattaataaaataatacaattAAATGTTTCAAAAGGATGTTTAAATTTCCcaacatgaaaaatattttttcaacattaattaatccttcattaaaatattaaattttcgTAATCTTTCATATCAATGAAATACAAAGATAGAGAATAAGttacaattatatttaaaaagtattattattacatGCTATGTTCAAAACAATATTGTTACAAttcaaaaaaaagttgttacatGTTTTAACTCTAAGAGGTTATATTACagtgaaacaaaaatgaataaattatatgCCATGTTTaataatagaaaagaaaaacaaaacgaCAATGCACACCAAAACTTCAGCACTAAATGTTACATGCCAAGGCCAAAGTTCCAATACCAGATATTACATGCCAAGGCCAAAGTAGAATATATTACACACCAAAACTTCAGCAGCAAATGTTATACGCTAAGGTCAAAACTTCAACATCAAATATTACACGTCAAGGCCAAAGCTTTAGTACCATATATTACACACTCAAACTTCCTTCTTCCTACTGATTTTATACACCAATGCATGAATCACTTTGTTACATACCAAGCCAAGGTATATTCTACCAAACTTGAATCACTGAAAAACTCAACATTAATAAACCCAAGAATTTGTTGTTACTCGCCATGCCATGCTTCTTGGTCGTAGATTGACGATAAAGTGTTTTGTGAATGTAAACTAATAAACCTAACAATATGTTGTTATCTTCCATGTCATGCTCTTTGGTCTATAGATCGAAGATGATATGACAAGATAAATAGAGAGAGATGGTGATAGTGGTAAAATTAGGGAGAGTTGGATGATAAGAGAGAAACATGGAGAGCATAGCAAAATAGGGTACACAGTAGATGAATGATGGGAGAGAAAAATTGagagtatttaa
Proteins encoded in this region:
- the LOC108663605 gene encoding uncharacterized protein LOC108663605 — its product is MVNSLSLRSILDAKKLTGPNFIDWFLNNKIILKQEKKAYVLNGLVLEETSDDAISEENEAYRFYMDDFDQATCVMLASIASDLQKQHKAMNALYIILNLREMFSKENRTKRFNISRELFRCKMSEASPIRPHMLKMKGYIT